A region of Pseudomonas sp. Marseille-Q3773 DNA encodes the following proteins:
- a CDS encoding IscS subfamily cysteine desulfurase, whose amino-acid sequence MKLPIYLDYSATTPVDPRVAQKMAECLLVDGNFGNPASRSHVFGWKAEEAVENGRRQVAELINADPREIVWTSGATESDNLALKGVAHFYQTKGKHIITSKIEHKAVLDTARQLEREGFEVTYLEPGEDGIVTPAMVEAALRDDTILVSLMHVNNEVGSINDIAAIGELTRSRGVLFHVDAAQSAGKVEIDLQKLKVDLMSFSAHKVYGPKGIGALYVSRKPRVRLEAIIHGGGHERGMRSGTLPTHQIVGMGEAFAIAKQEMAAENARIKGLSERFFKQVSNLEELYVNGSQTARVPHNLNLSFNYVEGESLLMSLKDIAVSSGSACTSASLEPSYVLRALGRNDELAHSSIRFSFGRFTTEEEVDYAAQKVCEAVNKLRELSPLWDMYKDGVDISKIEWAAH is encoded by the coding sequence ATGAAGTTGCCGATCTACCTCGATTACTCCGCGACCACCCCGGTCGACCCACGCGTGGCCCAGAAGATGGCCGAGTGCCTGCTGGTCGACGGGAACTTCGGTAACCCGGCTTCGCGCTCCCACGTCTTCGGCTGGAAGGCCGAGGAAGCGGTCGAGAACGGTCGCCGCCAGGTGGCCGAACTGATCAATGCCGATCCGCGCGAAATCGTCTGGACCAGCGGTGCCACCGAGTCCGACAACCTCGCACTGAAAGGTGTCGCGCACTTCTATCAGACCAAGGGCAAGCACATCATCACCTCCAAGATCGAGCACAAGGCAGTCCTGGATACTGCTCGCCAGCTGGAGCGTGAAGGTTTCGAAGTCACCTACCTGGAGCCGGGCGAAGACGGCATCGTCACCCCGGCCATGGTCGAGGCGGCGCTGCGTGACGACACCATCCTGGTCTCGCTGATGCACGTGAACAACGAAGTCGGCTCGATCAACGACATCGCCGCCATCGGCGAACTGACCCGCTCGCGCGGCGTGCTGTTCCACGTCGATGCCGCGCAGTCGGCCGGCAAGGTCGAGATCGACCTGCAGAAGCTGAAGGTCGACCTGATGTCGTTCTCGGCGCACAAGGTCTACGGCCCCAAAGGCATTGGCGCGCTGTACGTCAGCCGCAAGCCGCGGGTACGCCTGGAAGCCATCATCCACGGCGGTGGCCATGAGCGCGGCATGCGTTCGGGCACCCTGCCGACCCACCAGATCGTCGGCATGGGCGAAGCCTTCGCCATCGCCAAGCAGGAAATGGCCGCTGAAAATGCGCGCATCAAGGGCCTGAGCGAGCGCTTCTTCAAGCAGGTTTCCAACCTGGAAGAGCTGTACGTCAACGGCAGCCAGACCGCCCGCGTGCCGCACAACCTGAACCTTAGCTTCAACTACGTCGAAGGCGAATCGCTGCTGATGTCGCTGAAGGACATCGCCGTATCGTCCGGTTCGGCATGCACCTCCGCGTCGCTCGAGCCGTCGTACGTACTGCGCGCCCTGGGCCGCAACGACGAGCTGGCGCACAGCTCGATCCGCTTCTCCTTCGGCCGTTTCACCACTGAAGAAGAAGTCGACTACGCCGCGCAGAAAGTCTGCGAGGCGGTGAACAAACTGCGTGAGCTGTCGCCGCTGTGGGATATGTACAAAGACGGCGTTGACATCTCCAAGATCGAGTGGGCCGCCCACTAA
- the iscU gene encoding Fe-S cluster assembly scaffold IscU: MAYSEKVIDHYENPRNVGKMNAEDPDVGTGMVGAPACGDVMRLQIKVNEQGVIEDAKFKTYGCGSAIASSSLATEWMKGKTLDEAETIKNTQLAEELALPPVKIHCSVLAEDAIKAAVRDYKQKKGLI; encoded by the coding sequence ATGGCATACAGTGAAAAGGTCATCGACCACTACGAAAACCCGCGCAACGTCGGCAAGATGAATGCCGAAGACCCGGACGTCGGCACCGGCATGGTCGGCGCCCCGGCCTGCGGCGACGTGATGCGCCTGCAGATCAAGGTCAACGAACAGGGCGTGATCGAAGACGCCAAGTTCAAGACCTACGGCTGCGGTTCGGCCATCGCATCCAGCTCCCTCGCCACCGAGTGGATGAAGGGCAAGACCCTGGACGAAGCCGAAACCATCAAGAACACCCAGCTGGCCGAAGAACTGGCGTTGCCGCCGGTCAAGATCCACTGCTCGGTACTCGCCGAAGATGCCATCAAGGCAGCGGTACGCGATTACAAGCAGAAGAAAGGCTTGATCTAA
- the iscA gene encoding iron-sulfur cluster assembly protein IscA → MAISMTEAAANHVRRSLEGRGKGEGIRLGVRTTGCSGLAYVLEFVDELAEEDQVFENHGVKVIIDPKSLVYLDGTELDFVKEGLNEGFKFNNPNVRGECGCGESFNV, encoded by the coding sequence ATGGCTATCAGCATGACAGAAGCCGCCGCCAACCACGTGCGGCGTTCCCTGGAAGGGCGCGGCAAGGGTGAAGGCATTCGCCTGGGCGTGCGCACCACCGGTTGCTCGGGCCTGGCCTACGTGCTGGAGTTCGTCGACGAACTGGCGGAGGAAGACCAGGTGTTCGAAAACCATGGCGTCAAGGTGATCATCGATCCCAAGAGCCTGGTCTACCTCGACGGCACCGAGCTGGACTTCGTCAAGGAAGGGTTGAACGAAGGCTTCAAGTTCAACAACCCCAACGTGCGCGGTGAATGTGGCTGCGGCGAAAGCTTCAACGTTTGA
- the hscB gene encoding co-chaperone HscB translates to MGTPCHFALFDLQPSFRLDLDKLASRYRELAREVHPDRFADASEREQRVALEKSAALNDAYQTLRSAPRRARYLLAISGHEVPQEVTVHDPDFLLQQMQWREELEELQDEADLDGVGVFKKRLKVAQDTLNEDFAACWDAPGERDKAERLMRRMQFLDKLAQEVRQLEERLDD, encoded by the coding sequence GTGGGTACTCCTTGTCATTTCGCATTGTTTGACCTCCAGCCAAGCTTCCGTCTGGATCTCGACAAGCTGGCCAGTCGCTATCGCGAGCTGGCCCGCGAAGTCCATCCGGACCGCTTTGCCGACGCCTCCGAGCGTGAGCAACGCGTAGCCCTGGAAAAGTCCGCAGCCCTCAACGACGCCTACCAGACCCTGCGCAGCGCGCCGCGTCGCGCCCGTTACCTGCTGGCCATCAGCGGCCACGAAGTGCCCCAGGAGGTCACGGTCCACGACCCGGACTTCCTGTTGCAGCAGATGCAGTGGCGCGAGGAGCTCGAAGAGCTGCAGGACGAAGCCGACCTTGACGGTGTCGGTGTGTTCAAGAAGCGCCTGAAGGTCGCCCAGGACACGCTGAACGAGGATTTTGCCGCCTGCTGGGACGCCCCGGGCGAGCGCGACAAGGCCGAGCGCCTGATGCGCCGCATGCAATTCCTCGACAAGCTCGCCCAAGAAGTGCGCCAGCTGGAAGAGCGCCTCGACGACTAA
- the hscA gene encoding Fe-S protein assembly chaperone HscA, protein MALLQIAEPGQSPQPHQRRLAVGIDLGTTNSLVAALRSGRSEPLPDAQGNVILPSAVRYLEGRNEVGQAARDAASSDPLNTVLSVKRLMGRGLADVKQLGEQLPYRFVGGESHMPFIDTVQGPKSPVEVSADILKVLRERAEATLGGELVGAVITVPAYFDDAQRQATKDAARLAGLNVLRLLNEPTAAAVAYGLDQNAEGVVAIYDLGGGTFDISILRLTAGVFEVLATGGDTALGGDDFDHAIAGWIIEQAGLSSDLDPATQRALLQTACAAKEALTDADVVSVSHGVWQGELSRAAFEAMIEPLVARSLKACRRAVRDSGIELEEVSAVVMVGGSTRVPRVREAVGALFGRTPLTSIDPDQVVAIGAAIQADTLAGNRREGGELLLLDVIPLSLGLETMGGLMEKVIPRNTTIPVARAQEFTTYKDGQTAMMIHVLQGERELISDCRSLARFELRGIPAMVAGAAKIRVTFQVDADGLLSVAARELGSGVEASIQVKPSYGLTDGEIARMLKDSFEHAGSDKQARQLREHQVDGERLLEAVQGALDADGERLLSSDEREAIEFQMQELRDLLAGTDGAAIEQQTKRLSQVTDAFAARRLDSTVKAALAGRNLNEIEE, encoded by the coding sequence ATGGCCCTACTGCAGATTGCCGAACCCGGTCAAAGCCCTCAGCCGCATCAGCGCCGCCTGGCGGTGGGGATCGACCTGGGTACCACCAATTCCCTGGTCGCCGCACTGCGCAGCGGCCGTAGCGAGCCCCTGCCCGACGCGCAGGGCAACGTCATTCTGCCGTCAGCGGTGCGCTACCTCGAAGGGCGCAACGAGGTGGGGCAGGCTGCGCGTGACGCTGCTTCCAGCGACCCGCTGAACACCGTGCTTTCGGTCAAGCGCCTGATGGGGCGCGGCCTGGCCGACGTCAAACAGCTGGGCGAGCAGTTGCCCTACCGCTTCGTTGGCGGTGAATCGCACATGCCGTTCATCGATACCGTACAGGGGCCGAAGAGCCCGGTTGAAGTGTCCGCCGACATCCTCAAGGTGCTGCGCGAGCGTGCCGAAGCCACCCTGGGCGGTGAACTGGTAGGCGCGGTGATCACCGTGCCGGCCTATTTCGACGACGCCCAGCGCCAGGCCACCAAGGACGCTGCACGCCTGGCCGGCCTGAACGTGCTGCGCCTGCTCAACGAGCCGACTGCAGCCGCCGTGGCCTACGGCCTGGACCAGAACGCCGAAGGCGTGGTGGCCATCTATGACCTGGGTGGCGGCACCTTCGATATTTCCATCCTGCGCCTGACCGCCGGCGTGTTCGAAGTACTGGCCACCGGTGGCGATACCGCCCTGGGTGGTGACGACTTCGACCACGCGATTGCCGGCTGGATCATCGAGCAGGCCGGCTTGTCGTCCGACCTTGATCCAGCTACCCAGCGCGCACTGCTGCAAACCGCCTGTGCCGCCAAGGAAGCCCTGACCGACGCTGACGTGGTCAGTGTCAGCCATGGCGTCTGGCAAGGCGAGCTCAGCCGTGCCGCTTTCGAAGCCATGATCGAACCGCTGGTGGCCCGCAGCCTCAAGGCCTGCCGCCGCGCCGTGCGTGACAGCGGCATCGAGCTTGAAGAAGTCAGCGCCGTGGTCATGGTCGGTGGCTCGACCCGCGTGCCGCGTGTGCGCGAAGCGGTGGGCGCCTTGTTCGGGCGCACCCCGCTGACCTCGATCGACCCTGACCAGGTAGTGGCCATTGGTGCCGCGATCCAGGCCGATACCCTGGCCGGCAACCGCCGCGAGGGTGGCGAGCTGCTGCTGCTCGACGTCATCCCGCTGTCGCTTGGTCTCGAGACCATGGGCGGGCTGATGGAAAAGGTGATCCCGCGCAACACCACCATTCCGGTGGCGCGTGCCCAGGAGTTCACCACCTACAAGGACGGCCAGACGGCCATGATGATCCACGTGCTGCAAGGTGAGCGCGAGCTGATCAGTGACTGCCGTTCGCTGGCGCGCTTCGAGCTGCGCGGCATTCCGGCCATGGTCGCCGGTGCGGCCAAGATCCGCGTCACCTTCCAGGTCGATGCCGACGGCCTGCTCAGCGTGGCTGCCCGCGAGCTGGGCTCGGGCGTCGAAGCCAGCATCCAGGTCAAGCCGTCCTACGGCCTGACCGACGGCGAAATCGCGCGCATGCTCAAGGACTCCTTCGAACACGCAGGTTCCGACAAGCAGGCGCGCCAGTTGCGCGAGCACCAGGTGGACGGCGAGCGCCTGCTCGAAGCGGTACAGGGCGCCCTGGACGCCGATGGCGAACGCCTGCTCAGCAGTGACGAGCGCGAAGCCATCGAATTCCAGATGCAAGAACTACGTGATTTGCTGGCCGGCACCGATGGCGCAGCCATCGAGCAACAGACCAAGCGTCTGTCGCAGGTGACCGACGCATTTGCCGCCCGTCGCCTTGATTCGACGGTCAAAGCCGCACTGGCCGGGCGCAACCTGAATGAGATCGAGGAGTAA
- the fdx gene encoding ISC system 2Fe-2S type ferredoxin: MPLVTFLPHEKFCPEGLTVEVEPGTNILELAHDHHIEMESACGGVKACTTCHCIVRKGFDSLEEADELEEDMLDKAWGLEAQSRLGCQVVVADQDLVIEIPKYSLNHAAEAPH, from the coding sequence ATGCCGCTGGTGACATTCCTGCCGCACGAGAAATTCTGCCCCGAAGGGCTGACCGTGGAAGTCGAGCCCGGGACCAACATCCTGGAGCTGGCCCACGACCATCACATCGAGATGGAAAGCGCCTGCGGCGGCGTCAAGGCCTGTACCACCTGCCACTGCATCGTGCGCAAGGGCTTCGACTCGCTGGAAGAGGCCGACGAGCTGGAAGAGGACATGCTGGACAAGGCCTGGGGCCTGGAGGCTCAATCGCGCCTCGGCTGCCAGGTGGTCGTCGCTGACCAGGACCTGGTCATCGAGATCCCCAAGTATTCGCTCAACCACGCCGCCGAAGCGCCGCACTGA
- the iscX gene encoding Fe-S cluster assembly protein IscX, translating to MSLKWIDVLEIAIQLAESKPDVDPRYVNFVDLHRWVLALPEFSDDPSRGGEKVLEAIQAAWIEEAD from the coding sequence ATGAGCCTGAAATGGATTGATGTACTTGAGATCGCCATCCAGCTTGCAGAAAGCAAGCCGGACGTCGATCCTCGTTATGTGAATTTCGTCGATCTGCACCGCTGGGTGCTGGCCTTGCCAGAATTCAGCGACGATCCGTCACGCGGCGGTGAGAAAGTGCTCGAGGCCATCCAGGCGGCCTGGATCGAAGAAGCCGACTGA
- the ndk gene encoding nucleoside-diphosphate kinase — MAVQRTFSIIKPDAVAKNVIGEITTRFEKAGLRVVASKMKQLSKAEAEGFYAEHKERGFFADLVAFMTSGPVIVQVLEGENAVLANRELMGATNPKEAAAGTIRADFAVSIDENAVHGSDSEASAAREIAYFFSATELCDRIR; from the coding sequence ATGGCTGTTCAACGTACTTTCTCCATCATCAAGCCTGACGCCGTCGCCAAGAACGTCATCGGCGAGATCACCACTCGTTTCGAGAAAGCCGGCCTGCGCGTCGTCGCTTCGAAAATGAAGCAACTGTCCAAAGCCGAAGCCGAAGGCTTCTACGCCGAGCACAAAGAGCGCGGCTTCTTCGCTGACCTGGTTGCCTTCATGACTTCCGGCCCGGTCATCGTTCAGGTTCTGGAAGGCGAAAACGCCGTTCTGGCCAACCGCGAGCTGATGGGCGCCACCAACCCGAAAGAAGCTGCTGCCGGCACCATCCGTGCTGACTTCGCCGTTTCCATCGACGAGAACGCCGTTCACGGTTCCGACTCGGAAGCTTCGGCTGCCCGCGAAATCGCTTACTTCTTCTCCGCTACCGAGCTGTGCGACCGCATTCGCTAA
- the rlmN gene encoding 23S rRNA (adenine(2503)-C(2))-methyltransferase RlmN encodes MSDMTGKINLLGLTLQEMEKFFESIGEKRFRAGQVMKWIHHYGVDDFAAMTNVGKALREKLEAVAEIRGPEVVSEDISADGTRKWVVRVASGSCVETVYIPTDDRGTLCVSSQAGCALDCSFCSTGKQGFNSNLTAAEVIGQVWLANKSFGTVPAKIDRAITNVVMMGMGEPLLNFDNVIAAMKIMMEDLGYGISKRRVTLSTSGVVPMIDELAKHIDVSLALSLHAPNDELRNKLVPINKKYPLKMLLESCMGYMSTLGGKRVLTIEYTLLKDVNDQPEHAAQMIELLRDVPCKINLIPFNPFPHSGYERPSNNAIRRFQDLLHHGGFNVTTRTTRGDDIDAACGQLVGQVNDRTRRSERYIAVRQLSADADLQDSAAQH; translated from the coding sequence ATGAGTGACATGACTGGCAAGATCAACCTGTTGGGCCTGACCCTGCAGGAAATGGAAAAATTCTTCGAGTCGATCGGAGAGAAGCGTTTTCGTGCCGGTCAGGTCATGAAATGGATTCACCACTATGGCGTCGACGATTTCGCCGCCATGACCAATGTCGGCAAGGCCTTGCGCGAAAAGCTCGAGGCCGTTGCCGAGATTCGGGGCCCGGAAGTGGTCAGTGAAGACATTTCCGCCGACGGCACCCGCAAGTGGGTGGTGCGCGTTGCTTCCGGCAGCTGCGTCGAAACCGTCTACATCCCTACCGACGACCGCGGCACCCTGTGTGTCTCGTCGCAAGCCGGCTGTGCCTTGGACTGCAGCTTCTGCTCCACCGGCAAGCAAGGCTTCAACAGCAACCTCACCGCCGCCGAAGTGATCGGCCAGGTGTGGCTTGCCAACAAATCCTTCGGGACCGTTCCGGCCAAGATCGACCGTGCCATTACCAACGTGGTCATGATGGGCATGGGCGAACCCCTGCTGAATTTCGACAATGTCATCGCCGCCATGAAGATCATGATGGAAGATCTGGGCTATGGCATTTCCAAGCGTCGCGTCACCCTCTCGACGTCAGGCGTGGTGCCGATGATCGACGAGCTGGCCAAGCACATCGACGTGTCGCTGGCCCTGTCGCTGCACGCGCCGAACGACGAACTGCGCAACAAGCTGGTACCGATCAACAAGAAGTACCCGCTGAAGATGCTGCTGGAATCGTGCATGGGCTACATGTCCACCCTGGGTGGCAAGCGTGTGTTGACTATCGAATACACCCTGCTCAAGGACGTCAACGACCAGCCTGAGCATGCAGCGCAGATGATCGAACTGCTGCGCGACGTGCCGTGCAAGATCAACCTGATTCCGTTCAACCCGTTCCCGCATTCGGGCTACGAGCGGCCGAGCAACAACGCCATCCGCCGCTTCCAGGACCTGTTGCACCACGGTGGCTTCAACGTCACCACCCGTACTACCCGTGGTGACGACATCGACGCCGCCTGCGGCCAGCTGGTTGGCCAGGTCAACGACCGCACCCGCCGCAGCGAGCGCTATATCGCTGTGCGCCAGCTTTCTGCGGACGCCGACCTGCAAGACAGCGCTGCGCAGCACTGA
- the pilW gene encoding type IV pilus biogenesis/stability protein PilW: MSLRAALSILALSLLAGCVSGGAGDPLASRQGRAEAGRAYVQLGLGYLQQGLTEQAKAPLGKALALNNDDADAHAALALVLQAEGEAEMAESHFRKALRVRPGDTRIRNNYGSFLYAQGRFAEAEQMFRLASADTLYPERSRVYENLGLTALKLERRDQAHAYLLKALQLNQRQPKALLEMAELSYENRHYVPARDYYDRFSQLSEHDARSLLLGSRLARVFDEQGKLAELGQQLQRLYPGTPEYQQYLSEQR; the protein is encoded by the coding sequence ATGAGCCTGCGCGCCGCGCTGTCGATCCTTGCGCTTTCGCTGCTGGCCGGCTGCGTGTCGGGCGGCGCGGGCGACCCCCTGGCCAGCCGCCAGGGCAGGGCAGAGGCAGGGCGGGCTTATGTGCAGCTTGGCCTGGGCTATTTGCAACAAGGTTTGACCGAGCAGGCCAAGGCCCCGCTGGGCAAAGCCTTGGCCCTGAACAACGACGACGCCGATGCGCACGCCGCCCTGGCGCTGGTGCTGCAGGCCGAAGGCGAGGCCGAAATGGCCGAAAGCCACTTCCGCAAGGCACTGCGGGTGCGCCCTGGCGACACGCGAATTCGCAACAATTACGGCAGTTTCCTTTATGCTCAGGGGCGATTTGCCGAGGCCGAGCAGATGTTTCGCCTGGCCAGCGCCGATACCCTGTATCCTGAGCGCTCACGGGTTTACGAGAACCTGGGCCTGACTGCCCTCAAGCTCGAGCGCCGCGACCAGGCGCATGCCTATTTGCTGAAAGCTTTGCAGCTCAACCAGCGGCAACCGAAAGCGTTGCTGGAAATGGCTGAGTTGTCCTACGAAAACAGGCATTATGTGCCGGCCCGGGACTACTACGATCGTTTCAGCCAACTGAGCGAACACGATGCCCGTAGCCTGCTGCTGGGCAGCCGCCTTGCCAGGGTGTTCGACGAGCAGGGCAAACTGGCCGAGCTGGGCCAGCAACTACAACGACTTTATCCCGGTACGCCGGAATATCAGCAATACCTGTCGGAGCAACGATGA
- a CDS encoding RodZ family helix-turn-helix domain-containing protein, which yields MKAAHPEVAVAPGQNPGELLRQARESRDWSQAEVARKLNLTVSSLNHVETGAFDKLPGHTFARGYIRAYAKLMDLDQAALVDAFDRYTGTHAKGSDVHSLGRIEEPVRLSHNILRGVSLLLLVAVVGGGFVWWQDQGSLRGKDLAKIALEHVEVESADGTTQIHPLDEPEDQAVSAGQQPETAPLPLEQGANGQPAAVVEQAPANSAPAVAAAPIAAPAQQAPLQPAASAPVVTPAPAAPVAPAPAAAPAAPAATVAAAEPATPAVPAEVPAGSGKVAIQFSADCWTQVSDGNGKVLFSAIKRKGDNLELTGKPPFAVRLGFARGAQVSYNGQAVDVAPFTSGETARLKLGQ from the coding sequence ATGAAAGCCGCGCATCCCGAAGTAGCCGTAGCGCCTGGCCAGAACCCCGGTGAGCTTTTGCGTCAGGCCCGTGAGAGCCGGGACTGGTCACAAGCCGAGGTGGCCCGCAAGCTCAACCTCACTGTCAGCTCGTTGAACCACGTGGAAACCGGTGCCTTCGACAAGCTGCCCGGGCATACGTTTGCCCGTGGCTACATCCGCGCCTATGCCAAGCTGATGGACCTGGACCAGGCCGCCCTGGTGGATGCCTTCGACCGCTACACCGGCACCCACGCCAAAGGCAGCGACGTGCACTCGCTGGGCCGTATCGAGGAGCCAGTGCGTCTGTCGCACAACATCCTGCGTGGCGTCAGCCTGCTGCTACTGGTGGCCGTGGTCGGTGGTGGTTTCGTCTGGTGGCAGGACCAGGGCAGCCTGCGCGGCAAGGACCTGGCCAAGATCGCACTGGAGCACGTCGAAGTCGAAAGCGCCGACGGTACCACCCAGATTCACCCGCTCGATGAGCCAGAAGACCAGGCCGTTTCGGCTGGCCAGCAGCCCGAGACCGCGCCACTGCCGCTGGAGCAAGGCGCCAACGGGCAGCCCGCTGCGGTCGTCGAACAGGCTCCGGCGAACTCGGCACCAGCCGTTGCCGCGGCACCCATCGCGGCGCCCGCGCAACAGGCCCCATTGCAGCCAGCAGCCAGCGCACCGGTAGTCACGCCTGCGCCGGCAGCACCGGTTGCCCCGGCCCCGGCGGCTGCACCGGCCGCCCCTGCGGCGACCGTAGCCGCCGCCGAGCCTGCCACGCCCGCCGTGCCCGCAGAAGTACCGGCCGGCAGCGGCAAGGTGGCCATCCAGTTCAGCGCTGATTGCTGGACCCAGGTCAGCGACGGTAACGGCAAGGTGCTGTTCAGCGCCATCAAGCGCAAGGGGGACAACCTCGAGCTGACCGGCAAGCCGCCGTTCGCGGTACGCCTGGGCTTTGCCCGTGGCGCCCAGGTCAGCTACAACGGCCAGGCCGTCGATGTTGCCCCGTTCACCAGTGGCGAAACCGCTCGCCTGAAGTTGGGACAGTAA
- the ispG gene encoding flavodoxin-dependent (E)-4-hydroxy-3-methylbut-2-enyl-diphosphate synthase has protein sequence MHGESPIKRRESRKIWVGNVPVGGDAPIAVQSMTNTDTNDVAATVAQIQRLVDAGVDIVRVSVPDMDAAEAFGRIKQQVSVPLVADIHFDYKIALRVAELGVDCLRINPGNIGREDRVRAVVDAARDRGIPIRIGVNAGSLEKDLQKKYGEPTPAALVESALRHVEHLDRLDFQDFKVSVKASDVFMAVEAYRLLAKQIVQPLHLGITEAGGLRSGTVKSAVGLGMLLAEGIGDTIRISLAADPVEEVKVGYDILKSLHLRSRGINFIACPSCSRQNFDVVKTMNELEGRLEDLLVPLDVAVIGCVVNGPGEAKESHVGLTGGTPNLVYIDGKPAQKLTNDNLVDELEKLIRQKAAEKAEADAALIVRG, from the coding sequence ATGCACGGCGAATCTCCGATCAAACGTCGCGAATCCCGCAAAATCTGGGTCGGCAATGTGCCGGTGGGTGGTGATGCGCCCATCGCGGTGCAGAGCATGACCAATACCGACACCAACGATGTGGCCGCCACCGTGGCGCAGATCCAGCGCCTGGTCGATGCCGGCGTGGACATCGTGCGGGTCTCGGTGCCGGACATGGACGCCGCCGAGGCGTTCGGCCGCATCAAGCAGCAGGTCAGCGTGCCGCTGGTTGCCGATATTCACTTCGACTACAAGATCGCCCTGCGCGTAGCCGAACTGGGCGTCGACTGCCTGCGTATCAACCCTGGCAACATCGGCCGTGAAGACCGCGTGCGCGCGGTGGTCGATGCGGCCCGCGACCGTGGCATCCCGATCCGGATCGGCGTCAACGCCGGCTCCCTGGAGAAGGACCTGCAGAAGAAGTATGGCGAACCGACCCCGGCTGCGCTGGTCGAGTCGGCGCTGCGCCATGTCGAGCACCTCGACCGCCTGGATTTCCAGGACTTCAAGGTCAGCGTCAAGGCCTCCGACGTGTTCATGGCCGTCGAAGCCTACCGCCTGCTGGCCAAGCAGATCGTGCAGCCGCTGCACCTGGGCATTACCGAAGCCGGTGGCCTGCGTTCCGGGACGGTGAAATCCGCGGTCGGCCTCGGTATGCTGCTGGCCGAAGGCATTGGCGATACCATCCGTATCTCGCTGGCAGCCGACCCAGTCGAAGAAGTGAAGGTCGGCTACGACATTCTCAAGTCGCTGCACCTGCGCTCGCGTGGCATCAACTTCATCGCCTGCCCGAGCTGCTCGCGGCAGAACTTCGATGTGGTCAAGACCATGAACGAGCTGGAAGGGCGCCTGGAAGACCTGCTGGTACCGCTGGACGTGGCGGTGATCGGTTGCGTGGTCAACGGCCCGGGCGAAGCCAAGGAGTCTCATGTCGGGCTGACCGGCGGTACGCCGAACCTGGTCTACATCGACGGCAAGCCGGCGCAGAAGCTGACCAACGACAACCTGGTCGACGAGCTGGAGAAGCTCATCCGCCAGAAAGCGGCCGAAAAGGCCGAAGCCGACGCGGCGCTGATCGTCCGTGGCTGA